From one Mytilus edulis chromosome 1, xbMytEdul2.2, whole genome shotgun sequence genomic stretch:
- the LOC139521943 gene encoding zinc finger BED domain-containing protein 4-like yields MTNALIMFIAGDLLPLSIVESEEFKNLMEKADTKYQVPSRKHLSSKLLHEKSVEIKNNLVNTLKRAESVCLTIDLWSSRQMRGFLGITGHFILDWAMKSVMICCKRFKGRHTAESIRSEYEEVVTSFEIGFKIAAIVSDNASNMVKAFSIPGFDDFKVDHESSDEEIDDVDKEIEDDQSDDLHLSDCLPKHSRCFAHTLQLVVKDGLKDCSPHLKTVITKASNIVSFVRKSIIASEILEDYKRLQAANATRWNSQLHMICSVLNVPELELDKIDCKTKLSSYERKLLSELCTILEPFDKATVLVQGEKTVTASLPIPVTLGLKHQLKLISVDYNCKMIKSLKSSVEERLFQFVEDEAYILASFLDPRFKTRWCETEQIDQCLAVVKDKLSQVPTSSEPPCDQNSPPCKRAKNDDLFSFMPAPSVERKRNPSGISVSSEMDDYLSDNCIDMSKDPLLYWHSNCQRLPRLAKLAVQYLAIPATSAPVERLFSTAGKTFRPERCRLADGTFEKLMMAYLPTFQNAHGVLKWFGRLFHKVAAANLNDFLP; encoded by the exons ATGACAAATGCTCTTATAATGTTCATAGCTGGGGATCTTTTACCACTCTCTATTGTCGAAAGTGAAGAATTTAAAAACTTGATGGAAAAAGCTGACACTAAGTATCAAGTGCCTAGCAGAAAGCATTTATCTTCGAAACTTCTACATGAAAAATcggttgaaataaaaaataaccttGTAAATACTCTTAAAAGAGCTGAAAGTGTGTGTTTAACCATTGATCTCTGGTCTAGTAGACAAATGAGAGGATTTTTGGGAATCACAGGCCACTTTATTTTGGACTGGGCTATGAAGTCTGTCATGATATGCTGTAAACGATTCAAAGGTAGACACACAGCAGAATCCATCAGGAGTGAATATGAAGAAGTTGTTACTTCATTtgaaataggttttaaaattgcTGCAATAGTCAGTGACAATGCTAGTAATATGGTCAAAGCATTTTCAATTCCTGGCTTTGATGACTTTAAGGTAGATCATGAGAGTTCTGATGAGGAAATTGATGATGTAGACAAAGAAATTGAAGATGACCAGTCTGATGATTTACATTTATCCGACTGCTTACCCAAACATTCAAGATGCTTTGCACACACCTTACAATTGGTTGTTAAGGATGGCCTGAAAGATTGTTCACCCCACCTTAAAACTGTTATTACAAAGGCAtcaaatattgtcagttttgTTAGGAAATCTATTATTGCTTCAGAAATCCTTGAAGATTATAAAAGATTGCAAGCTGCTAATGCTACAAGATGGAATTCACAACTGCATATGATTTGCTCAGTTTTGAATGTGCCAGAATTAGAATTGGACAAAATAGACTGTAAAACTAAGCTTTCATCCTATGAGAGAAAACTGCTTTCTGAATTATGTACTATACTTGAACCTTTTGACAAAGCTACAGTCCTTGTCCAAGGTGAAAAAACTGTAACTGCTAGCTTGCCAATTCCTGTAACACTTGGATTAAAACACCAGTTAAAACTTATATCAGTTGACTATAattgtaaaatgataaaatcattgAAATCTTCTGTTGAAGAAAGATTGTTTCAGTTTGTAGAGGATGAAGCATATATTCTTGCTAGCTTTTTAGACCCAAGATTTAAGACCAGATGGTGTGAAACTGAACAGATTGATCAGTGTTTAGCTGTTGTTAAGGACAAACTTAGTCAAGTCCCTACATCATCTGAGCCCCCTTGTGATCAAAATTCTCCCCCATGTAAGCGAGCAAAAAATGATGATCTTTTCAGTTTCATGCCAGCCCCATCAGTGGAAAGAAAAAGAAACCCTTCAGGGATTTCTGTAAGTTCAGAAATGGATGATTACTTGTCAGATAATTGTATTGATATGTCAAAAGACCCTCTTTTGTATTGGCATAGTAACTGTCAACGTTTACCACGTCTAGCTAAGTTAGCAGTGCAATATTTAGCTATTCCAGCCACATCTGCACCAGTTGAACGCTTATTTAGCACTGCTGGAAAAACATTTAGGCCGGAAAGGTGCAGACTGGCTGATGGAACATTTGAAAAGCTGATGAtggcatacctgccaacttttcaaaatgcccatgggg TCCTGAAATGGTTTGGAAGACTGTTCCATAAAGTAGCAGCagcaaatttgaacgattttttaCCATAA
- the LOC139513813 gene encoding uncharacterized protein: MATRRKSASRVQTETLDDQNPSNWTSSQLKAALSKIGIKITGNLSNSSLRRLYLDNQTKNSSATIDNSDNLAERNTVSDGNYSLNVSDATIRDPIDIHTSDRDVHPTPISTVQQEIATPSTSYAHAIPQLPPTAASAHATVNNNNQNVNMQNLLMNTIQLCQQSMQQMNKQGEQIQPSFNLSTALGHGSTSLGIAPSFNSTIPVYSTNSSTPGKFGFPASSFSAVDMVSPELRNDIITDEQVQTFSASSRSNSHSLPTAFRHSLDSSVETLWKYSVADSTRSHYTTGFDLYKKFSLLQGSFWTSNEMPPVSETLLMRFVAFCDEHKSLKYSTIKLYLCGIRYYYLQYAGFSPLEQYGKPLLCLQSILNGLKKKQKGCVKRPRLPITMSLLYKMVMLLRNNFFSLFNNVMLEAACVVAFFAFLRCGEFTILSNFDSETHLCVGDLAIFEDHILLHLKKSKTDPFRQGVTIPLYKSGHTICPCFAIKNYLSLRKKMSSITSDALFVSDDGNPLSRQFFIKHVKIILENLGLESKNYNGHSFRIGAATTAQEVRLEDHLIKTLGRWSSDCYTRYIHTSPKVIQQAQNQLVSSISLS, from the exons ATGGCTACAAGGAGGAAATCGGCAAGTCGTGTTCAAACAGAAACATTAGATGACCAAAATCCTTCTAATTGGACTTCATCTCAACTTAAGGCTGCCCTCAGTAAAATAGGGATCAAGATTACCGGAAATTTATCTAACAGTAGTTTAAGAAGACTGTATTTggacaatcaaacaaaaaatagttCCGCTACGATTGACAATTCCGATAATTTAGCTGAACGGAATACAGTTTCTGATGGAAACTATTCTTTAAACGTAAGTGATGCTACTATACGTGATCCTATTGACATACATACTTCCGATCGCGATGTTCACCCAACTCCTATTTCAACCGTTCAACAGGAGATTGCTACGCCGTCTACATCTTATGCGCACGCAATTCCTCAGCTTCCGCCCACTGCTGCATCTGCGCACGCAACCgtaaacaataacaatcaaaatgtaAACATGCAAAACCTCTTGATGAATACAATTCAACTATGCCAGCAATCTATGCAACAAATGAATAAACAAGGAGAGCAGATACAGCCAAGTTTCAATCTATCAACGGCTTTAGGACATGGTTCAACTTCCCTAGGCATTGCGCCGTCTTTTAATTCCACTATTCCCGTTTATTCTACTAATTCATCAACTCCAGGAAAATTCGGATTCCCAGCTTCATCGTTTTCAGCTGTTGACATGGTTTCCCCCGAACTACGGAACGATATCATTACAG ATGAACAAGTTCAGACTTTTAGCGCCTCTAGCAGAAGCAACAGCCACTCCTTGCCCACAGCTTTCAGACATTCTCTGGACAGCTCAGTAGAGACATTATGGAAGTATTCTGTAGCAGACAGTACAAGATCGCATTACACTACAGGTTTTGACTTATATAAGAAGTTCTCCTTACTACAGGGATCATTCTGGACTTCAAATGAAATGCCGCCGGTTTCAGAAACTTTGTTAATGAGATTTGTTGCCTTTTGCGATGAACATAAAAGCTTAAAATATAGTACTATTAAACTGTATTTATGTGGTATAAGATATTATTACTTGCAATATGCAGGATTTAGTCCTTTAGAACAATATGGCAAGCCATTATTATGTTTACAATCTAttttaaatggtttaaaaaaGAAGCAGAAAGGTTGTGTAAAAAGGCCTAGATTGCCAATTACTATGTCTTTGTTGTATAAAATGGTTATGCTATTGAGAAACAATTTTTTCAGTCTTTTTAACAATGTTATGTTAGAAGCAGCTTGTGTTGTagctttttttgcttttttgcgTTGTGGAGAGTTCACTATACTTAGCAACTTTGATTCGGAAACACATTTGTGTGTTGGTGATTTAGCAATTTTTGAAGATCacattttattacatttgaaaaaatcaaaaacagatCCTTTCAGACAAGGTGTCACTATACCCTTATACAAAAGTGGACACACTATTTGTCCTTGCTTTGctattaaaaattatttgtctCTTCGAAAGAAAATGTCAAGTATTACATCTGATGCCCTGTTTGTCTCTGATGATGGCAATCCTTTAAGTAGacaattttttattaaacatgtcaaaattattttagaaaatttagGCCTTGAAAGCAAAAATTATAATGGGCATTCTTTCAGAATTGGAGCAGCAACAACAGCACAGGAAGTTAGATTAGAAGACCACTTAATTAAAACTTTAGGCAGGTGGTCATCAGATTGTTATACTAGGTATATTCATACCAGCCCTAAAGTAATTCAACAAGCTCAAAATCAGTTAGTTTCATCAATTTCCTTGTCTTAA